A window of Phytoactinopolyspora mesophila contains these coding sequences:
- a CDS encoding ABC transporter ATP-binding protein produces MSEPVISVREMRVWYGTEHGPARAVDGVTFDLRPGEVLGLVGESGCGKSTLGRGVLGLLPRGAQLDGEVNYGGRNLVEASQREIQRLRGPELGLIFQEPLTRLNPLLRISDHFEETLRSHEPDLPKDEIKRRSIEVLRAMGIPPTRYRAYPHEFSGGMRQRIMIAMALVLRPSFVVADEPTTALDVLVEAQIIGILADLRRNFDTSLLFITHNLGIVAEACDRVAVMYAGRIVEQGPVTDVFARPQHPYTQELLRSTISLSTTGLHYIPGAPPDLIDPPSGCRFHPRCPQAMRVCAEKFPERMTVGPQTVECWLHGPDELVPENGHEPLVREEITVADEA; encoded by the coding sequence GTGAGCGAACCGGTCATTTCCGTGCGGGAGATGCGGGTCTGGTACGGCACCGAGCATGGCCCGGCCCGGGCAGTCGACGGGGTGACCTTCGACCTGCGTCCAGGTGAGGTCCTGGGACTCGTCGGCGAATCCGGCTGCGGCAAGTCGACGCTCGGCCGCGGTGTGCTGGGGCTGCTCCCCAGAGGCGCCCAGCTGGACGGCGAGGTCAACTATGGCGGCCGCAACCTGGTCGAGGCGAGTCAACGCGAGATTCAGCGCCTCCGCGGCCCAGAACTCGGTCTGATCTTCCAGGAGCCGCTGACCAGGCTGAACCCCCTCTTGCGGATCAGCGACCACTTCGAGGAGACACTGCGGTCGCATGAGCCGGACCTGCCGAAGGACGAGATCAAGCGGCGCAGCATCGAGGTGCTCCGGGCCATGGGTATCCCGCCCACCCGGTATCGGGCCTACCCGCACGAGTTCTCCGGGGGGATGCGCCAGCGGATCATGATCGCTATGGCCCTGGTGTTGCGGCCGTCGTTCGTGGTGGCCGACGAGCCCACCACGGCGCTGGACGTGCTGGTCGAGGCCCAGATCATCGGCATCCTCGCCGACCTGCGCCGCAATTTCGACACCTCGCTGCTGTTCATCACCCACAATTTGGGCATCGTGGCCGAGGCGTGTGATCGGGTGGCGGTGATGTACGCCGGGCGCATCGTGGAACAGGGACCCGTCACGGACGTGTTCGCTCGGCCGCAGCATCCCTATACGCAAGAGCTGCTGCGTTCCACGATCTCGCTGTCCACCACCGGGCTTCACTACATCCCGGGGGCGCCGCCCGACCTGATCGACCCACCGTCGGGCTGCCGGTTCCATCCCCGCTGCCCGCAAGCGATGCGGGTGTGTGCCGAGAAGTTCCCGGAGCGCATGACCGTCGGTCCGCAGACGGTCGAGTGCTGGTTGCACGGGCCCGACGAGCTCGTGCCGGAAAACGGGCACGAACCCCTGGTCCGGGAGGAGATCACCGTTGCCGACGAAGCCTGA
- a CDS encoding ABC transporter permease codes for MATEAVPPPDDTSAHTGGGSRRRRILRGVARPYRNSHGVGRFMLVSGTVLVALMLVMAIFAPWITPYGFSQVADATGQRFMNHAEPGGDHLFGTSTQGFDVYSRVIWGARTAVTVVLLALTFSLFIGVLLGLIAGFVGRWVDRVLVMIMDSLYALPALLLAIVVAFLLSEYVGGGTATAALAITAVYVPQYFRVVRAATISAKEQTYVEAARAMGARPITIMFRYLLANVVQSVPVIATLNAADAILTLAGLGFLGYGIQPTEASEWGYDLQRAVSDAGTGIWWTGLYPGLAIVMLVMGLTLMGEGLNESMNPAIRVRRLVSITMPSVGPQSSQRGTGGSTIGKGGVK; via the coding sequence ATGGCGACCGAAGCCGTTCCGCCGCCGGATGACACGTCGGCACACACCGGTGGGGGTAGCAGGCGGCGCCGCATCCTTCGCGGTGTCGCCCGGCCTTACCGGAACTCTCACGGTGTCGGCAGGTTCATGCTGGTCAGCGGCACAGTGTTGGTAGCGCTGATGCTGGTTATGGCGATCTTCGCGCCGTGGATCACCCCGTACGGCTTTTCACAGGTCGCGGATGCCACTGGTCAGCGGTTCATGAACCACGCCGAGCCCGGTGGCGACCATCTGTTCGGCACCAGCACGCAGGGTTTCGACGTATACAGCAGGGTGATCTGGGGTGCCCGCACCGCTGTGACCGTCGTGCTCCTGGCGCTGACGTTCTCGTTGTTCATCGGCGTGCTCCTCGGGCTGATCGCCGGCTTCGTCGGGCGCTGGGTGGACCGGGTGCTCGTCATGATCATGGATTCGCTGTACGCGCTGCCGGCGCTGCTGCTGGCGATTGTGGTGGCCTTCCTGCTTTCCGAATACGTCGGCGGCGGGACCGCGACGGCCGCGCTGGCGATCACGGCGGTCTATGTCCCGCAGTACTTCCGCGTGGTACGGGCGGCGACCATCAGCGCCAAGGAGCAGACGTATGTCGAGGCCGCGCGCGCGATGGGCGCTAGGCCGATCACGATCATGTTCCGGTACCTGCTGGCCAACGTCGTGCAGAGCGTGCCGGTGATCGCGACCTTGAACGCCGCGGACGCGATCTTGACCCTGGCGGGCCTCGGCTTCCTCGGCTACGGCATTCAGCCGACAGAGGCGTCCGAATGGGGCTACGACCTGCAGCGGGCGGTCTCGGATGCGGGAACCGGGATCTGGTGGACCGGGCTGTATCCAGGACTCGCGATCGTGATGCTGGTGATGGGTCTGACACTGATGGGTGAAGGGCTCAACGAGTCGATGAACCCGGCGATCCGGGTCCGCCGCCTCGTGTCCATCACCATGCCGAGCGTCGGTCCGCAGTCCAGCCAACGCGGCACCGGCGGTTCCACCATCGGAAAGGGCGGTGTGAAGTGA
- a CDS encoding ABC transporter permease codes for MSTRAAGSLRTYLLTRILLFVPQVLVILTIVFVLMRVAPGDPVSVALGGQRTPEQLAELRAAAGYDRSIFVQYWEYISGILRFDLGHTIIDNRPVTQIFTVNGGATLTLTSAAFLAALVIGVPLGLLAGRFRDTGLDASLRVFGILTYAAPVFFLGLLFQLIFARTLGWLPSSSQASPVVLARVPSETNIFLLDALLAGDTSAFWNGVQHLILPAMTLGLLLSGIFMRIIRINLIQTLRSDYVEAARSRGVPESRVVIQHAFRNAMVPFVTILGLQVALLMGGAILTEQTFNWNGIGSQLVRYLESRDYAAVQGIITLFALVVVTASLLIDIINAIIDPRVRY; via the coding sequence TTGTCGACTCGTGCCGCGGGGTCGCTGCGCACATACCTGCTGACACGAATCCTGCTGTTCGTTCCGCAGGTTCTCGTGATCCTCACGATCGTATTTGTTCTGATGCGAGTGGCCCCGGGCGACCCGGTGAGCGTCGCTCTGGGCGGTCAGCGCACCCCCGAGCAGCTGGCCGAGTTGCGTGCTGCCGCGGGTTACGACCGGTCGATCTTCGTGCAGTACTGGGAATACATCTCCGGTATCCTCCGGTTCGATCTCGGGCACACGATCATCGACAACCGTCCTGTCACGCAGATCTTCACCGTCAACGGCGGGGCGACGCTCACATTGACCAGCGCCGCCTTTCTGGCGGCGCTGGTGATCGGCGTCCCGCTCGGGCTGCTGGCGGGCCGCTTCCGTGACACCGGGTTGGACGCTTCGTTGCGGGTCTTCGGGATCCTGACCTACGCCGCTCCGGTGTTCTTCCTCGGTTTGCTGTTCCAGCTGATCTTCGCCAGAACGCTCGGCTGGTTGCCATCCAGCTCACAGGCCAGTCCCGTCGTGCTGGCCAGAGTTCCGTCGGAGACGAACATCTTCCTGCTCGACGCCTTGCTGGCCGGTGACACCAGTGCGTTCTGGAACGGTGTGCAACACCTGATCCTGCCCGCCATGACGCTCGGGTTGCTGCTGTCCGGAATCTTCATGCGGATCATCCGGATCAATCTCATCCAGACGTTGCGCAGCGACTACGTCGAAGCGGCCAGGTCACGAGGTGTTCCGGAGTCCCGGGTAGTCATCCAGCATGCGTTCCGCAACGCGATGGTGCCGTTCGTGACGATTCTCGGACTGCAGGTGGCGTTGCTGATGGGTGGTGCGATCCTCACTGAGCAGACCTTCAACTGGAACGGCATCGGCAGCCAGCTGGTGCGGTACCTGGAAAGCCGCGACTATGCCGCGGTGCAGGGCATCATCACCCTGTTCGCGCTGGTCGTGGTGACCGCGTCGTTGCTGATCGACATCATCAACGCGATCATCGACCCGAGGGTGAGGTACTGA
- a CDS encoding ABC transporter substrate-binding protein, with product MRGRRFRASTPAEIGAGHPRKRVSLTLALGASAALVLAACGGDDNGNGNGNGDDGNGTAGEGDASVQVVIGTTDSVTNIDPAGSYDKPSWNIVYNTYQRLLAVPLGGTDPEPDAAESCDWEDDTTFVCDLKQGQMFADGTELKAENVVHSIERQLEIQHESNGWALLTGIDEVEERDEYSVAFNLTSADAVFPYILTTGASAIVPMSYPADELQPNDQAFGSGPYSVEAFDATQQIQLGVNENYAGDRQVNNSGVIVQFYQQESALKQAIEEGEVMVAYRSLAVTDIADLEERGAERGVEVVTGEGTEINYMVLQTGREPFDEPAVRQAIAQVLDRETIAEAVYRGTVTPLYGPVPDGVAGHVPSYQNLYGEPDADAAAQLLEDAGVETPVSFDLWWMPDRYGEEIGDMYGEIQRQLEETGLFDVNLEQLSWAQYSTTFGDGSMDAFDLGWFPDHPDPSNYIVGFYHSDSDINFLNNGYGNDEMDELIDTILTDTDQDARIAAVERATEIVAEDAPVIQLWQRDQVAAIREGVTGVEDTLDPSFIFYYDVVSGVAE from the coding sequence ATGCGCGGACGAAGGTTCAGAGCATCTACACCCGCCGAAATCGGTGCGGGTCATCCAAGGAAACGCGTCTCGCTTACGCTCGCACTCGGTGCTTCTGCGGCCCTGGTGCTGGCGGCCTGCGGCGGCGACGACAACGGCAACGGCAACGGCAACGGAGATGACGGCAACGGCACCGCCGGCGAAGGCGACGCCAGTGTTCAGGTGGTCATCGGCACTACCGACAGCGTCACCAATATCGACCCGGCCGGTTCCTATGACAAACCGTCGTGGAACATCGTCTACAACACCTACCAGCGACTGCTCGCGGTGCCGCTCGGCGGAACCGACCCCGAGCCCGACGCCGCTGAGTCCTGCGACTGGGAAGACGACACCACCTTTGTCTGCGATCTCAAGCAAGGCCAGATGTTCGCCGACGGCACCGAGCTCAAGGCCGAGAACGTCGTGCACTCGATCGAGCGGCAGCTGGAGATCCAGCACGAGTCCAACGGCTGGGCGCTGCTGACCGGCATCGACGAGGTCGAAGAACGCGACGAATACAGCGTCGCCTTCAACCTGACATCGGCTGACGCGGTGTTCCCGTACATCCTGACCACGGGCGCGTCGGCGATCGTGCCGATGAGTTACCCCGCTGACGAACTCCAGCCCAATGACCAAGCGTTTGGATCCGGTCCGTACTCCGTCGAGGCCTTCGACGCCACGCAGCAGATCCAGCTGGGGGTCAACGAGAACTACGCCGGCGACCGGCAGGTCAACAACAGCGGTGTGATCGTGCAGTTCTACCAGCAGGAGTCCGCACTGAAGCAGGCCATCGAGGAAGGCGAGGTCATGGTCGCCTACCGCAGCCTCGCGGTGACCGACATCGCCGACCTCGAAGAGCGCGGTGCCGAGCGCGGCGTCGAAGTGGTGACCGGTGAAGGCACCGAGATCAACTACATGGTGCTGCAAACCGGTCGGGAGCCGTTCGACGAGCCCGCGGTCCGGCAGGCGATCGCCCAGGTTCTCGACCGCGAGACCATCGCCGAGGCCGTGTACCGCGGCACTGTCACCCCGCTGTACGGCCCGGTGCCGGACGGCGTGGCCGGTCATGTGCCGAGCTACCAGAATCTCTACGGCGAGCCGGATGCGGACGCCGCGGCACAGCTTCTCGAGGACGCCGGCGTCGAGACCCCGGTCTCGTTCGACCTGTGGTGGATGCCGGACCGCTACGGCGAAGAGATCGGCGACATGTACGGCGAGATTCAGCGCCAGCTTGAGGAGACCGGCCTGTTCGACGTCAACCTCGAGCAGCTGTCGTGGGCGCAGTACTCCACCACCTTCGGTGATGGAAGCATGGACGCCTTCGACCTCGGCTGGTTCCCGGATCACCCGGACCCGTCCAACTACATCGTGGGCTTCTACCACTCGGATTCGGACATCAACTTCCTGAACAACGGCTACGGCAACGACGAGATGGACGAGCTCATCGACACCATCCTCACCGACACCGATCAGGATGCCCGGATCGCCGCGGTGGAGCGGGCTACGGAGATCGTGGCCGAGGACGCGCCTGTCATCCAGTTGTGGCAGCGTGACCAGGTTGCTGCGATCCGTGAAGGTGTTACGGGCGTCGAAGACACCCTCGACCCGTCGTTCATCTTCTACTACGACGTCGTCAGCGGCGTGGCGGAGTAA